A DNA window from Fibrobacter sp. UWH4 contains the following coding sequences:
- a CDS encoding O-acetylhomoserine aminocarboxypropyltransferase/cysteine synthase family protein encodes MSKIETLCVQGGWQPKNGDPRVLPIYQSTTFKYESSNAMADLFDLKASGYFYTRLQNPTNDAVASKIAAMEGGVAAMLTSSGQAANFFAVFNICEAGDHFISTSAIYGGTSNLFSVTMKKLGIECTFVDQDASDEEIEKAFRPNTKCFFGETVANPAGKILDLERFAKLAHKHGVPMIVDNTFPTPILCRPIEFGVDIVTHSTTKYMDGHAMAVGGCIVDSGNFDWEAHHDKFKGLTEPDPSYHGLAYTKAFGKGAFITKATAQLMRDLGSIQAPQNAFLLNVGLETLHLRMPRHCENALACAKFLQNHPKVAWVDYAGLEGNKYHELAKKQFKGGLPCGVLTFGIKGGREKSIQFMDNLKMICIVTHVADARSCVLHPASHTHRQLSDEQLIEAGVAPDLIRFSVGIENVEDIIADLTQALDKV; translated from the coding sequence ATGTCCAAGATCGAAACTTTGTGCGTCCAGGGCGGCTGGCAGCCGAAAAACGGCGACCCCCGCGTCCTCCCCATCTACCAGAGCACCACTTTCAAGTACGAGTCCAGCAACGCCATGGCCGACCTGTTTGACCTGAAGGCTAGCGGCTACTTCTACACGCGCCTGCAGAACCCGACTAACGATGCCGTGGCATCCAAGATTGCGGCCATGGAAGGCGGTGTCGCTGCGATGCTCACGAGTTCCGGTCAGGCAGCGAACTTCTTCGCCGTGTTCAACATCTGCGAGGCGGGCGACCACTTCATCAGCACCAGCGCCATTTACGGCGGTACCAGCAACCTCTTTAGCGTCACCATGAAGAAGCTGGGCATCGAATGCACATTCGTGGACCAGGATGCTAGCGACGAGGAAATCGAGAAGGCCTTCCGCCCGAACACCAAGTGCTTCTTCGGCGAGACGGTTGCAAACCCGGCCGGCAAGATTCTGGACCTGGAGCGCTTCGCGAAGCTTGCCCACAAGCACGGCGTGCCGATGATTGTGGACAACACGTTCCCGACTCCGATTCTCTGCCGCCCGATCGAATTCGGCGTTGACATCGTGACCCATTCCACCACCAAGTACATGGACGGTCACGCCATGGCCGTGGGTGGCTGCATTGTGGATAGCGGAAACTTCGACTGGGAAGCCCATCACGACAAGTTCAAGGGCCTCACCGAACCGGATCCGAGCTACCACGGCCTTGCCTACACGAAGGCTTTCGGCAAGGGCGCCTTCATCACGAAGGCTACGGCACAGCTCATGCGCGACCTCGGCAGCATCCAGGCTCCGCAGAATGCGTTCCTGTTGAACGTTGGCCTTGAAACGCTCCACCTGCGCATGCCGCGCCACTGCGAAAACGCTCTCGCCTGTGCGAAGTTCCTGCAGAACCACCCGAAGGTGGCCTGGGTCGACTACGCGGGCCTCGAGGGCAACAAGTACCACGAACTTGCTAAGAAGCAGTTCAAGGGTGGCCTCCCGTGCGGCGTTCTCACCTTCGGTATCAAGGGTGGCCGTGAAAAGAGCATCCAGTTCATGGACAACCTCAAGATGATTTGCATCGTGACCCACGTGGCCGACGCCCGCAGCTGCGTGCTGCACCCGGCAAGCCACACGCACCGTCAGCTCAGCGACGAACAGCTCATCGAAGCAGGCGTCGCGCCTGACCTGATCCGCTTCAGCGTGGGTATCGAGAATGTCGAAGACATTATCGCCGACCTTACGCAGGCTTTGGACAAAGTGTAA
- a CDS encoding DMT family transporter: protein MLPLSKNYTPRLLHGTAPWHLLAIVTITFWGTSFVSTKVLLNHGFSAVQIFALRFAVTYLILLAARHRQFRCESWKHELLLFICGITGCTLYFWTENTALTLSPTSNVSLIVCSSALLTMIFGGIFYKSERLGKRQILGCLLTFTGMVLVVLNGKFVLKLSPVGDFIAFGGAIMWAVYSLVVRQLNDKYSALFITRKMFFYGSITSLFIMLIEGREIPWQNFAEPVVALNFLCLTVFSSLFGYLIWNKVLKQIGTVLASNYAYAIPLITTVTAAITLGEHITAVAIAGALAIVAGIVLAQFKRK from the coding sequence ATGCTCCCCCTTAGCAAAAACTACACCCCGAGACTTCTCCATGGTACGGCGCCGTGGCACTTGCTCGCCATCGTCACCATCACGTTCTGGGGCACAAGTTTCGTGAGCACCAAGGTTCTTTTGAACCACGGTTTTTCGGCGGTACAGATTTTCGCGCTACGTTTCGCCGTCACCTACCTGATACTCCTTGCGGCAAGGCACCGCCAGTTCCGTTGCGAAAGCTGGAAGCACGAACTCCTCCTGTTTATTTGCGGCATTACCGGATGCACGCTCTATTTCTGGACCGAGAACACGGCCCTTACGCTTTCGCCCACAAGCAACGTCTCGCTCATCGTCTGTTCCAGCGCACTCCTGACCATGATTTTCGGCGGAATCTTCTACAAGAGCGAACGCCTCGGCAAGCGACAAATTCTAGGATGTCTCCTAACCTTCACCGGCATGGTACTCGTCGTGCTGAACGGAAAATTCGTCCTCAAGCTTTCTCCCGTCGGAGACTTCATCGCGTTCGGAGGCGCAATCATGTGGGCCGTCTATTCTCTTGTGGTGCGGCAGCTGAACGATAAGTACTCCGCACTGTTCATCACGCGAAAGATGTTCTTTTACGGAAGCATCACCTCGCTTTTCATCATGCTTATCGAGGGGCGCGAGATTCCATGGCAGAATTTCGCGGAGCCCGTCGTTGCGCTCAATTTCCTCTGCCTCACGGTATTTTCTTCGCTGTTCGGCTACCTTATTTGGAATAAAGTATTAAAACAAATCGGAACCGTACTCGCCTCCAATTATGCCTACGCCATCCCGCTGATTACGACCGTTACCGCGGCCATCACACTCGGCGAGCATATCACGGCCGTCGCCATCGCAGGTGCACTCGCCATTGTCGCAGGGATAGTCCTCGCGCAATTCAAACGGAAATAA
- a CDS encoding amidophosphoribosyltransferase, giving the protein MGGFCGVVSKEDCVSDLFFGTDYHSHLGTHRGGMAVLNPSGKFHRSIHNIQNTPFRSKFEHDLAAFSGKVGIGVISDTDPQPLVMTSKLGTFAFVTVGLISNIEDLKNELFKNNCMQLQYSTTSGMVGPTEVVSALIATRDSIVDGLKYVHEKVKGSCSVLLMDSEGKFYASRDKWGRTPIVLGKKDGSMIAVQESCALHNLGYDYVRDMGPGEIVELTPDGDKTLVAPGKKMAICSFLWVYYGYPASSYEGRNVEMTRYRCGSALAKRTPTEADAACGIPDSGTSHALGYAHEAGIKFARPFVKYTPTWARSFMPQDQKQRERVASMKLIPIPGLIKDRRLVFCDDSIVRGTQLGKQALKLYSLGCKETHMRIACPPLVYPCKFINFSRSKNEYDLITRRYIRDKEGENADIEKYTNPDGEEYKGMVEYIRQKLNLTTLAFQRIDDVIAAIGLPEDQLCTYCWSGKDFAETGDCYHCPCHCGENSDKKDKE; this is encoded by the coding sequence ATGGGCGGCTTTTGCGGTGTTGTTTCTAAAGAAGACTGTGTAAGTGATCTCTTTTTTGGAACCGACTACCATTCACATCTTGGAACCCACCGTGGCGGTATGGCAGTCTTGAATCCGAGCGGTAAATTCCATCGTTCGATTCACAATATCCAGAACACCCCGTTCCGCAGCAAGTTTGAACACGACCTCGCCGCGTTTTCGGGCAAGGTGGGTATCGGTGTCATTTCCGATACGGATCCGCAGCCGCTCGTGATGACCTCCAAGCTGGGCACGTTTGCCTTTGTTACCGTCGGTCTCATCTCGAATATCGAGGACCTGAAGAACGAACTCTTCAAGAACAACTGCATGCAGCTCCAGTATTCGACGACCAGCGGAATGGTTGGCCCGACCGAAGTGGTGTCGGCGCTGATTGCCACGCGCGATTCGATTGTGGATGGCCTCAAGTATGTCCACGAAAAGGTAAAGGGCAGCTGCTCGGTGCTCCTGATGGACAGCGAAGGAAAGTTCTACGCAAGCCGCGACAAGTGGGGCCGCACGCCGATCGTTCTCGGCAAGAAGGACGGCTCGATGATTGCCGTGCAGGAAAGCTGCGCACTCCACAACCTCGGTTACGACTATGTCCGCGACATGGGCCCCGGTGAAATTGTCGAACTCACTCCGGATGGCGACAAGACACTCGTCGCTCCTGGCAAGAAGATGGCCATCTGCTCCTTCCTCTGGGTCTACTACGGTTATCCCGCTTCCAGCTACGAAGGCCGCAATGTCGAAATGACGCGCTACCGCTGCGGTTCCGCTCTCGCCAAGAGAACGCCGACCGAAGCCGATGCCGCCTGCGGTATTCCTGATTCCGGCACCTCTCACGCATTAGGTTATGCGCACGAGGCCGGCATCAAGTTTGCACGCCCCTTTGTCAAGTATACGCCGACCTGGGCCCGCTCCTTTATGCCGCAGGACCAGAAGCAGCGCGAACGCGTCGCCTCGATGAAGCTTATCCCGATTCCGGGGCTCATCAAGGACCGTCGTCTTGTGTTCTGCGACGACTCCATCGTGCGTGGCACGCAGCTCGGAAAGCAGGCCCTGAAGCTCTATTCTCTCGGCTGTAAGGAAACGCACATGCGTATCGCCTGTCCGCCGCTGGTTTACCCCTGCAAGTTCATCAACTTCTCCCGTTCCAAGAACGAGTACGACTTGATTACGCGTCGCTACATCCGCGACAAGGAAGGCGAAAATGCCGACATCGAAAAGTACACGAACCCGGATGGCGAAGAATACAAGGGAATGGTCGAATACATCCGTCAGAAACTCAACCTGACGACGCTCGCCTTCCAGCGCATCGACGATGTTATCGCGGCCATCGGTCTCCCCGAAGACCAGCTCTGCACCTACTGCTGGAGCGGCAAGGACTTCGCCGAGACGGGGGACTGCTACCATTGTCCCTGCCACTGCGGCGAAAATTCGGACAAGAAGGACAAGGAATAG
- a CDS encoding DUF1653 domain-containing protein, whose amino-acid sequence MSKAIAGHRYRHYKKETMLYTVVSADALDCESVKPLVVYRSEYETPDHPKGTLWVRDRNDFESKVLLPDGSTMDRFTEI is encoded by the coding sequence ATGTCGAAGGCGATTGCCGGGCACCGTTACCGCCACTACAAGAAAGAGACGATGCTCTATACCGTGGTGTCCGCCGATGCGCTTGACTGCGAGTCGGTGAAGCCGCTGGTCGTTTACCGTAGCGAGTACGAAACCCCCGACCACCCGAAGGGAACGCTTTGGGTGCGCGACCGTAACGATTTTGAAAGTAAAGTCCTGCTGCCCGACGGCTCGACCATGGACCGCTTCACCGAAATATGA
- a CDS encoding NUDIX domain-containing protein encodes MEEQIDVLNADGTPAGFSCGRGKVHAEGLWHRTVHIWAFDSNRRILFQLRSRVKENNPGLLDTSCAGHISAGDSSVNAAVRELREELGVHKSSRDLEYLFEAKHESVLNGGSYLDNEYYDVYRITLSDDEIKSLVPQPGEVDGFVWMTREEFFAKHKLHPEKFVEHPKDYCWLEENA; translated from the coding sequence ATGGAAGAACAGATCGACGTATTGAATGCAGACGGGACTCCGGCGGGTTTCTCTTGCGGACGCGGCAAGGTGCATGCCGAGGGCCTTTGGCACCGGACGGTGCATATCTGGGCGTTCGATTCGAACAGGCGTATCCTGTTCCAGCTGCGGAGCCGCGTCAAGGAAAATAATCCGGGGCTTCTCGATACGAGCTGTGCCGGGCACATTTCGGCAGGGGATTCCAGCGTGAACGCCGCCGTGCGCGAACTCCGGGAAGAACTGGGCGTGCACAAGAGTTCGCGCGACCTCGAATATCTATTCGAGGCCAAGCACGAAAGCGTGCTTAACGGCGGCTCCTACCTCGACAACGAGTACTACGACGTCTACCGTATTACGCTTTCCGACGACGAGATAAAGTCACTCGTGCCGCAACCGGGCGAAGTGGACGGCTTCGTGTGGATGACCCGCGAGGAATTCTTCGCGAAGCACAAGCTGCATCCCGAAAAATTCGTGGAACATCCGAAGGATTACTGCTGGCTTGAGGAGAATGCCTGA
- a CDS encoding hybrid sensor histidine kinase/response regulator — MELNPRSTKVNIELVVWMAIVVFALCIVCILLRVKLESFLDQYEARQVLQKSTLVAELANENFRVRLNALEGMARHIERHSDLGGGVVSLDLDIKNYNYGLLSLGDGYFEGDTLTGVTMDEFGCLAEALHGAKTFCYRQGKGLLFAVPVYHNRNIRNILYKLYREKGVDDFFDDNCISERCYMVVLDSSDHPVIESKRGNWKNDSGWRELDYTRIYERLNLRDRWTGAMVVSENVGGELYYFYRAKLGYRGFSLVGMEPKSKVGAGLNRIPFLVFCVVGMLVVLFVLGIFACFFIDRKRRERHRQRKEADPVDDPYQERLSLLRNAGTEMRAPLSSILAMNSVIAKENHDPALKDYTRNISGAGQWLLSLADDLEDIAKVDLNSLEITSTEYDLFAVLSGCLTAADSVNKTKNFELKVNSRIPSRLFGDEIRVRQILGNIFFNAEKFSSGAVADIFVDYERVTEDGEWDGRNINLIIKVPDSGSGWTGIGLTLVRRLVLLMQGELKLNALLDDKPAFMIVLPQQVVRNEPVGDFKRRYDELQLSSRNSTRYFCAPTASVLAVDSMLMNLRVMGGMLKETEIHMDAVDNGMEALEKFKRKHYDIVFLDHAMPVIDGMDLFTMMSGLADHPNKDTPIVMLTANSETIAREVCKKIGYADFLTEPVREESLFAMLLKFLPKDMVQWFDVVPEEEVRDEELQEDTPVAPPRKRPEVLATATPETPMLPDDLENLMTTGLVDVLIGLECCQMNEAIYRKRLMDFSSYHADVILNSYFKAEDFENYRLLVRSLKSKALYIGAVEISSISKTLEFACNEGDYDFVRNRHGELMQKYRQLMQIFKELF, encoded by the coding sequence ATGGAATTAAATCCCAGAAGTACTAAGGTCAATATAGAGCTGGTGGTCTGGATGGCCATCGTCGTTTTCGCCCTCTGCATTGTTTGCATTTTGTTGAGGGTGAAACTGGAAAGTTTTTTGGACCAGTATGAAGCCCGGCAGGTCTTGCAGAAGTCGACTCTTGTCGCTGAACTCGCGAACGAGAATTTCCGTGTCCGTCTAAATGCGCTGGAAGGCATGGCGCGGCATATCGAGAGGCATTCCGACCTGGGAGGAGGCGTTGTCAGCCTGGATCTCGATATCAAGAACTACAATTACGGCCTGCTGTCGCTCGGTGACGGTTATTTCGAGGGAGACACGTTGACTGGGGTGACCATGGATGAATTTGGTTGCCTGGCCGAAGCGTTGCACGGCGCGAAGACTTTCTGCTACCGTCAGGGAAAGGGCCTGCTTTTTGCGGTCCCTGTCTACCATAATCGAAATATCCGCAATATCCTTTACAAGCTGTATCGTGAAAAGGGGGTGGATGATTTCTTTGATGACAACTGCATCTCCGAAAGATGCTACATGGTGGTGCTGGATAGTAGCGACCATCCTGTCATTGAGTCCAAGAGAGGCAACTGGAAAAACGATTCCGGCTGGCGTGAGTTGGATTACACGAGGATTTATGAACGGCTGAATCTGCGCGACCGCTGGACGGGAGCCATGGTTGTCAGTGAAAATGTGGGCGGTGAACTCTACTATTTCTACCGTGCGAAACTCGGCTACCGTGGATTCTCTCTCGTGGGGATGGAGCCGAAATCCAAGGTTGGCGCCGGGCTTAACCGGATTCCGTTCCTGGTATTCTGTGTCGTCGGAATGCTGGTTGTTCTTTTCGTGTTGGGGATATTCGCCTGCTTTTTTATAGATCGTAAACGGAGGGAACGGCACCGGCAACGCAAGGAAGCCGATCCTGTTGATGACCCGTATCAGGAACGGCTTTCGCTTTTGCGCAATGCGGGAACCGAGATGCGAGCCCCCTTGTCGAGTATCCTCGCGATGAATTCGGTGATTGCCAAGGAAAATCATGACCCCGCCTTGAAGGATTATACCCGAAATATTTCTGGTGCCGGGCAGTGGCTGCTTTCTCTTGCGGATGACCTGGAAGATATCGCGAAGGTTGACTTGAATTCGTTGGAAATTACGTCGACGGAATACGACCTGTTCGCGGTACTTAGCGGTTGCTTGACGGCGGCGGATAGCGTGAACAAGACGAAAAATTTTGAGCTGAAGGTCAATAGCCGAATACCGTCGCGGTTGTTTGGAGACGAAATCCGTGTCCGGCAGATTCTGGGCAATATCTTCTTCAATGCCGAAAAGTTCTCGTCGGGGGCGGTGGCGGATATCTTCGTCGATTACGAACGCGTTACCGAGGACGGCGAATGGGACGGCCGCAATATCAACTTGATTATCAAGGTCCCTGATTCGGGTAGCGGCTGGACGGGAATTGGATTGACTCTGGTGAGGCGGTTAGTTCTCTTGATGCAGGGGGAATTGAAGCTGAACGCCTTGCTGGACGACAAGCCCGCCTTTATGATTGTCTTGCCACAACAGGTTGTGAGAAACGAGCCTGTAGGGGATTTCAAGCGGCGTTACGACGAGTTGCAATTGTCGTCGCGGAACAGCACACGGTATTTCTGTGCACCGACGGCGTCTGTCCTCGCGGTCGATTCCATGCTCATGAATCTGCGCGTGATGGGAGGTATGCTCAAGGAAACGGAAATCCACATGGATGCAGTGGATAACGGGATGGAAGCGCTCGAAAAGTTCAAGCGGAAGCATTACGATATCGTGTTCCTGGACCACGCGATGCCCGTGATCGACGGAATGGATCTTTTCACGATGATGAGCGGCCTCGCGGACCACCCGAACAAGGATACTCCCATCGTGATGCTGACGGCGAACAGCGAGACGATTGCAAGGGAGGTGTGCAAGAAGATCGGGTACGCCGATTTCTTGACGGAGCCTGTCCGTGAGGAATCGTTGTTTGCGATGCTCCTGAAATTCCTGCCGAAGGATATGGTGCAGTGGTTCGATGTTGTCCCCGAAGAAGAAGTCAGGGATGAAGAACTGCAGGAGGATACTCCTGTCGCTCCTCCGCGTAAGCGGCCGGAAGTTTTGGCGACGGCGACACCGGAAACGCCGATGCTTCCGGACGACCTGGAAAACCTGATGACGACAGGTTTGGTCGATGTGCTCATTGGATTGGAATGTTGCCAGATGAACGAGGCGATTTACCGTAAGAGACTGATGGATTTTTCGTCGTACCACGCGGATGTTATCTTGAATTCTTACTTCAAGGCAGAAGATTTCGAGAATTACCGCTTGCTGGTGCGTTCGCTGAAGAGCAAGGCACTGTATATCGGTGCGGTGGAAATATCGAGTATCAGCAAGACGCTGGAATTCGCTTGCAACGAAGGCGACTATGATTTTGTCCGTAATCGTCATGGCGAGCTGATGCAGAAATATCGCCAGCTGATGCAAATCTTCAAGGAGCTTTTCTGA
- a CDS encoding BMP family ABC transporter substrate-binding protein, whose product MIRWLITLSIVVSAIIVAVIVVYDYDSDGKDSRKNVCVAMIMRGVCNDHSWNESHCKAIEKVAQRLNLKVAYYENTPPDSTAYNNMEKAIADGAEIVIANSFDFGAAAMSVAKKHPKVKFLHAAGVRSGANLLTYYGRIYQIRYLSGIVAGLKTKTNEIGYLASFKISEVVRGLDAFALGVQKVNPQAKVFVNWTHSWSDESMSAEATHSLLRAHNIDVLTVHLDALSPYEIADEKGIWIVGYNMDNSSYFPNHFLTAPVWHWENFYESRIRDILSGNFVSGRSWLGMESGVVDLAPLSAHVDEEISKKVAHEREMLAKNRYDVFWGPIVDSHGNVRVEKGECISDEDLLEHFDWYVKGVYDGIKSQKY is encoded by the coding sequence ATGATTAGGTGGCTAATCACATTGTCGATCGTGGTGTCTGCGATCATTGTGGCGGTTATAGTCGTGTACGATTATGATTCCGATGGCAAGGATTCGCGGAAAAATGTGTGTGTTGCCATGATCATGAGGGGCGTCTGTAATGATCACAGCTGGAACGAGTCGCATTGTAAGGCCATAGAGAAAGTGGCTCAACGCCTAAACCTGAAAGTGGCGTATTACGAAAATACTCCACCCGATTCCACGGCGTACAACAATATGGAAAAGGCGATTGCCGATGGCGCCGAAATCGTGATTGCGAACTCGTTTGATTTCGGTGCGGCTGCGATGTCGGTTGCCAAGAAACATCCGAAGGTCAAGTTCCTGCATGCGGCGGGGGTGCGGTCGGGGGCGAACCTGTTGACTTATTATGGACGCATCTACCAGATACGCTATCTTTCGGGAATCGTGGCTGGACTTAAGACCAAGACGAACGAAATCGGTTATTTGGCTTCCTTCAAAATTTCCGAGGTGGTCCGCGGGCTGGATGCGTTTGCGCTCGGGGTCCAGAAGGTGAATCCGCAGGCGAAGGTATTTGTGAACTGGACGCATTCCTGGTCAGATGAATCGATGTCGGCAGAAGCGACGCATAGCTTGCTGAGGGCGCACAATATAGACGTGCTGACGGTGCATCTGGATGCCCTTTCCCCGTATGAAATCGCCGACGAGAAGGGAATCTGGATTGTGGGTTACAATATGGACAATTCCTCGTATTTCCCGAATCATTTCTTGACCGCTCCTGTATGGCACTGGGAAAATTTTTACGAGTCGCGGATTCGCGACATCTTGTCCGGCAACTTTGTTTCGGGAAGGTCCTGGCTCGGGATGGAAAGTGGCGTGGTGGATCTTGCTCCGCTGTCGGCCCATGTTGACGAAGAAATTTCTAAGAAAGTGGCCCATGAAAGGGAAATGCTTGCTAAGAATCGCTACGATGTGTTCTGGGGACCGATTGTCGACAGTCACGGAAACGTTCGCGTAGAAAAGGGCGAATGCATTTCCGACGAAGATTTGCTTGAACATTTTGACTGGTATGTCAAGGGAGTTTACGATGGAATTAAATCCCAGAAGTACTAA